Proteins from a single region of Syntrophorhabdales bacterium:
- a CDS encoding FAD-dependent oxidoreductase — protein MDKVGKVLVVGGGIGGMEASLNLVEAGFKVYLADEKPNIGGKMAQLDKTFPTNDCSMCIMAPKLVETGRNPNIELLMASEVVALEGEPGNFTVTLKRRPRRIIKEKCTSCGLCAPQCPLEVPADYNEDLSRRSAAYISFPQAIPSTYMIDREIPPCVNRCPVNLNARDYVGLIAQGKYLESLDVIRERLPFPGVIGRICNHPCESVCIRGEKVDQPIAICALKRFVADYEIGKREIPVPVAGQDRGKRVAIVGGGPSGMACALDLRRAGFGVTIFEASGKLGGMLYWGIPAYRLPKDVLERETALVEKAGVEVRYNIRVGKDISLKEIHEKFDAVYIGCGASGGRRLGIEGEDARGVMTGIEFLRLSNEKKPLQLGKRVIVVGGGNVAVDVALTAKRLGVEDVHMVCLERWEEMPASKSELEQTLQEGIKIHTAWGPNIIRAADGSVKGIEFKRCTNVFDEFGRFSPCYDVDVARAFSAETVVLAIGQSPETDFMKDLSSTEPFRGGWIKADACTLETAAKGVFAGGDIVTGPRMAIDAIDQGQKAAESIKRYLEGRDLREGRLAREDELVLHAPLDIERKVRVAIPAIPLEQRTGFDEVDLTLDEAAARAEAERCLNCRRCLGCKLCEEACKPEAVNYLMEATEEKLNVGSIVVAAGLTEYDPSLKPELGYGQYKNVVTSTEFERILSATGPTCSIVMRPSDGKIPKKVAWLQCVGSRDKVHEYCSSVCCMYATKEAFIAKEHQHDLEPTIFYMDVRAFGKGFDQYYERAKHEHGIRYVKSAISRLLEDPKSKDIEVFYVDEDGNTKSEMFDMVVLSVGMRPAEHLARLAGVLGVELNEYGFVKSSPRNPLLTTREGIFVSGACESPKDIPETVTQASGAACEAASVIAEARGKNLVIKELPEERDVANEEPRIGVFVCDCGVNIAGVVNVPEVAAYARSLPNVVIADENLFTCSQDTQEKMKKVLDEQRLNRVIVASCSPRTHEFLFRTTIREAGLNKYLFEMANIRDQCSWVHQKDKESATEKAKTLVRMAVMNANEIKPLKEISVNVNKKALVLGGGLAGMTASLKLANQNFEVFLVEKEAELGGNMRHVYATVDGLDTQEFLSNLIEQTTAHPLIHVMTETRVADHSGFKGNFETGLVHAPTKKETKLQHGVVIVATGGEEFKPRGLYAYGEDERVMTQMELEEKLVKRALPRADRVAMIQCVGSRNDERPYCSRICCSTAIKNALHLKEQNPERDVVILYRDIMTYGYLEKYYLKARREGVRFIRYDKERPPVLNAANGRLVLSCFDPSIMEELQLEADLLALSSAVIPRENADLGTLLKCARTNEGFFLEAHMKLRPVDFASDGLYLAGLAHSPKNIRESITQAEAAVAKACTILAKEKLMVGGVVADVTADKCAACLSCVRVCPYHVPVINEKGEAEIDVSKCKGCGTCVSECPAKAIELMHYRDVQIVEKAGALVARGAQ, from the coding sequence ATGGATAAGGTCGGTAAAGTACTCGTTGTCGGCGGCGGCATTGGCGGCATGGAGGCCTCCCTCAACCTGGTAGAGGCTGGTTTCAAGGTCTATCTTGCGGACGAGAAGCCGAACATCGGCGGCAAAATGGCGCAGCTCGACAAGACGTTTCCCACGAACGATTGCTCTATGTGCATCATGGCACCGAAGCTGGTGGAGACAGGAAGAAACCCCAACATAGAGCTTCTCATGGCGAGCGAAGTGGTCGCGCTCGAAGGTGAGCCGGGTAATTTTACCGTCACGCTCAAACGGAGACCGCGAAGGATCATAAAAGAGAAGTGCACCTCCTGTGGCCTCTGTGCTCCTCAATGTCCCCTTGAAGTGCCTGCGGATTACAACGAAGACCTCTCCCGCAGAAGCGCTGCCTATATCAGTTTCCCGCAGGCCATTCCATCCACCTATATGATAGACAGAGAGATCCCTCCCTGCGTGAACAGGTGCCCGGTCAATCTGAACGCGCGTGACTACGTGGGGCTCATTGCACAGGGCAAGTACCTTGAATCGCTCGACGTGATTCGGGAAAGGCTGCCGTTTCCCGGTGTGATCGGCCGCATCTGCAACCATCCCTGCGAAAGTGTCTGTATCAGGGGCGAGAAAGTTGATCAGCCAATCGCGATCTGCGCGCTGAAGAGATTCGTTGCTGATTACGAGATAGGCAAGAGAGAAATACCCGTCCCCGTTGCCGGCCAGGACAGGGGTAAACGCGTTGCCATTGTGGGCGGCGGTCCCTCCGGCATGGCGTGCGCTCTCGATCTGAGAAGGGCAGGCTTCGGAGTAACGATATTTGAGGCGTCCGGCAAATTGGGCGGCATGCTCTACTGGGGCATCCCTGCATACCGGCTTCCCAAAGACGTGCTCGAGCGCGAAACAGCACTGGTCGAAAAGGCGGGCGTCGAGGTTCGCTACAACATAAGGGTCGGGAAAGACATATCCCTGAAAGAGATTCACGAGAAATTCGATGCAGTCTATATCGGTTGCGGTGCCTCCGGCGGAAGAAGGCTCGGCATAGAAGGCGAGGACGCGCGGGGCGTGATGACCGGCATCGAGTTCCTGCGACTCTCCAATGAAAAGAAGCCCCTCCAGCTTGGGAAGAGGGTGATCGTCGTTGGCGGGGGAAATGTTGCTGTGGACGTTGCACTCACGGCCAAGCGTCTCGGGGTGGAAGATGTTCACATGGTCTGCCTCGAGCGCTGGGAAGAGATGCCCGCGAGTAAATCGGAACTGGAGCAGACACTGCAGGAAGGGATAAAGATCCACACTGCGTGGGGACCGAACATCATCAGGGCAGCGGACGGCAGCGTGAAAGGTATTGAGTTCAAAAGGTGCACCAACGTCTTTGACGAATTCGGCCGTTTCAGCCCCTGCTACGACGTGGATGTGGCCAGAGCTTTCAGCGCTGAGACCGTCGTCCTCGCGATCGGCCAGTCGCCCGAGACCGATTTCATGAAGGACCTGAGCAGCACAGAGCCTTTCCGGGGCGGATGGATAAAGGCTGATGCTTGCACGCTGGAGACGGCGGCGAAGGGTGTTTTTGCCGGAGGCGATATTGTCACCGGACCGAGGATGGCGATCGACGCAATAGATCAGGGGCAGAAAGCTGCCGAGTCAATAAAACGTTACCTGGAAGGAAGGGATCTCAGAGAGGGCAGGCTCGCACGCGAGGATGAGCTGGTTCTGCATGCGCCGCTGGATATCGAGCGAAAAGTTCGCGTGGCTATCCCTGCGATCCCGCTGGAACAGAGGACAGGCTTTGATGAAGTCGATCTGACTCTCGACGAAGCCGCAGCCAGAGCCGAGGCAGAGCGGTGCCTGAACTGCAGGAGATGTCTGGGGTGCAAACTCTGCGAAGAGGCGTGTAAACCGGAAGCCGTTAACTACCTGATGGAGGCCACGGAAGAGAAGCTCAATGTCGGGAGTATCGTTGTTGCGGCGGGCCTCACCGAATACGACCCCTCATTGAAGCCGGAACTGGGTTACGGTCAGTACAAGAACGTAGTGACCAGCACAGAGTTCGAGCGGATACTCTCGGCAACCGGTCCTACCTGCAGCATCGTCATGCGTCCGTCTGACGGAAAGATCCCTAAGAAGGTTGCGTGGCTGCAGTGCGTGGGAAGCAGGGACAAGGTGCACGAATACTGCTCGTCGGTCTGCTGCATGTACGCCACCAAAGAAGCATTCATCGCGAAAGAGCATCAGCATGACCTGGAGCCCACTATTTTCTACATGGACGTACGCGCTTTCGGTAAAGGGTTTGACCAGTATTACGAGCGCGCCAAGCATGAGCACGGCATCCGCTATGTAAAATCGGCAATTTCAAGGCTCCTGGAAGATCCGAAGAGTAAGGACATCGAAGTCTTTTACGTTGATGAAGATGGTAACACCAAGTCAGAAATGTTCGACATGGTTGTTCTTTCGGTAGGCATGCGGCCCGCCGAACATCTGGCCAGGCTTGCCGGCGTGCTCGGGGTCGAGCTGAACGAATATGGTTTTGTGAAATCCTCGCCGCGCAACCCGTTGCTGACTACGCGTGAGGGCATTTTTGTGAGCGGGGCGTGCGAGTCTCCTAAAGACATACCGGAGACGGTGACCCAGGCATCCGGTGCAGCATGCGAAGCTGCCAGCGTCATTGCAGAGGCGCGTGGCAAAAACCTTGTCATCAAAGAGCTGCCTGAAGAGAGGGATGTGGCGAATGAAGAACCGCGCATCGGTGTCTTTGTGTGTGATTGCGGCGTCAACATAGCCGGTGTGGTCAATGTGCCCGAAGTTGCGGCGTACGCGAGGAGCCTGCCGAACGTGGTGATTGCAGATGAAAATCTTTTCACGTGTTCACAGGACACGCAGGAGAAGATGAAGAAGGTGCTGGACGAGCAGCGACTCAACCGTGTCATTGTTGCCTCCTGCTCGCCGAGGACCCACGAATTTCTTTTCAGAACAACGATCAGGGAAGCAGGACTCAATAAGTACCTGTTCGAGATGGCCAACATACGTGACCAATGTTCCTGGGTGCATCAGAAAGACAAGGAGAGCGCAACCGAGAAAGCCAAGACCCTTGTGCGTATGGCTGTCATGAATGCCAACGAGATCAAGCCGCTCAAAGAGATCTCGGTCAACGTGAACAAGAAAGCGCTCGTACTGGGCGGCGGCCTTGCTGGCATGACAGCTTCCCTGAAACTCGCCAACCAGAATTTCGAAGTTTTTCTTGTGGAGAAAGAAGCAGAACTGGGTGGCAACATGAGGCATGTCTACGCCACGGTTGACGGCCTCGACACGCAGGAATTCCTCTCCAACCTCATAGAGCAGACTACGGCGCATCCGTTGATCCACGTGATGACAGAAACCAGGGTGGCAGACCATTCGGGGTTCAAGGGCAATTTCGAAACAGGCCTGGTGCATGCTCCCACGAAAAAGGAAACGAAGTTGCAGCACGGCGTTGTGATTGTTGCGACAGGTGGTGAGGAGTTTAAGCCTCGCGGCCTCTACGCGTACGGCGAGGACGAGCGCGTGATGACCCAGATGGAACTGGAAGAAAAGCTGGTCAAGCGCGCACTTCCCAGGGCAGACAGGGTAGCCATGATCCAGTGCGTGGGTTCGCGAAATGATGAGCGCCCCTATTGCAGCAGAATCTGCTGTTCCACGGCGATCAAGAACGCCCTGCATTTAAAAGAGCAGAACCCCGAACGGGACGTGGTTATCCTCTACAGGGATATCATGACCTATGGATATCTGGAAAAATACTACCTCAAGGCGAGACGGGAAGGCGTACGCTTCATCAGATATGATAAAGAGAGACCGCCTGTACTCAATGCAGCAAATGGCCGGCTGGTGCTCTCCTGCTTCGACCCTTCCATCATGGAAGAATTGCAACTCGAGGCTGACCTGCTGGCGCTCTCGTCCGCGGTTATCCCCAGGGAGAATGCAGACTTGGGCACGCTACTGAAATGCGCCAGGACCAACGAGGGCTTCTTCCTCGAAGCACACATGAAACTTCGTCCGGTCGACTTTGCATCCGACGGCCTTTACCTGGCCGGGCTTGCCCATTCCCCGAAAAATATCAGGGAGAGTATAACGCAGGCCGAAGCGGCCGTTGCAAAGGCATGTACCATACTAGCCAAGGAGAAGCTCATGGTCGGCGGCGTCGTGGCTGACGTCACGGCCGACAAATGCGCTGCCTGCCTGAGCTGCGTGAGAGTCTGTCCGTACCACGTCCCGGTCATCAATGAGAAGGGCGAAGCGGAAATAGACGTGAGCAAATGCAAGGGTTGCGGCACCTGTGTGTCAGAGTGCCCGGCCAAGGCGATTGAGTTGATGCATTACAGGGACGTGCAGATCGTTGAAAAAGCAGGCGCACTCGTGGCGCGAGGAGCACAGTGA
- a CDS encoding hydrogenase iron-sulfur subunit, whose product MGTFEPEIIAFCCEHUAYTAADLAGSMRLNYPTNVKVLKVPCTGRVDVIHMLKAFEDGADGVYLAGCLEGECHFLVGNLRAKKRVGYARQLLDECGVGAERLAMYNLSSAQGQRFAEIAREMTEKIRQLGPNPTKKRVSSEQ is encoded by the coding sequence ATGGGAACATTCGAGCCGGAAATTATCGCATTCTGCTGTGAGCACTGAGCGTACACTGCCGCGGACCTGGCAGGTTCGATGCGACTCAATTATCCGACGAACGTGAAGGTGCTCAAAGTGCCTTGCACAGGAAGAGTGGATGTAATCCACATGCTCAAGGCATTTGAGGATGGCGCTGATGGGGTTTACCTGGCAGGCTGTCTGGAAGGAGAATGCCATTTCCTGGTGGGTAACCTCAGGGCCAAGAAACGTGTCGGCTATGCCAGGCAACTGCTGGATGAATGCGGTGTCGGTGCAGAACGTTTGGCCATGTACAACCTGTCTTCAGCCCAGGGGCAGCGTTTTGCAGAGATTGCCCGGGAGATGACGGAAAAGATCAGGCAGTTGGGACCGAACCCCACGAAGAAGAGGGTGAGCAGTGAGCAGTGA
- a CDS encoding methylenetetrahydrofolate reductase C-terminal domain-containing protein: MIVANRKPFEELVEFIKPYSKILLLGCNECVTVCATGGAKEVAILASELKMHREKEGRPIEITEHVIERNCDPEYVESLKSVIGDTEMILSMACGCGIQFVAEHYREKLVLPAVNTTFDGVTEEHGVWAERCLGCGNCILDKTLGICPVTRCAKSIFNGPCGGSQGGKCEVNKDIPCGWQLIVDRLKEMNMLDRYLEIQPLKDWSTSRDGGPRKRVREDLKI, translated from the coding sequence ATGATCGTAGCGAATAGAAAACCCTTTGAAGAGCTTGTCGAATTCATCAAACCGTACTCGAAAATACTGCTCCTGGGTTGCAATGAGTGTGTTACCGTCTGCGCAACAGGCGGAGCCAAAGAAGTGGCAATACTTGCCTCCGAGTTGAAGATGCACAGGGAAAAGGAGGGAAGGCCGATAGAAATCACCGAGCACGTGATCGAGCGCAATTGTGATCCGGAGTATGTCGAGAGCCTCAAGAGTGTTATTGGCGACACCGAGATGATCCTCTCGATGGCATGTGGTTGCGGCATCCAGTTCGTAGCTGAGCATTACAGAGAGAAGCTCGTCCTGCCCGCGGTGAATACGACATTTGACGGCGTGACCGAAGAACACGGTGTCTGGGCAGAGCGTTGCCTCGGATGCGGCAACTGCATTCTCGATAAAACACTCGGTATATGCCCGGTCACCCGCTGTGCGAAAAGCATCTTCAACGGGCCGTGCGGCGGGTCTCAGGGTGGAAAGTGCGAGGTGAACAAGGATATTCCATGCGGTTGGCAGCTCATCGTCGACAGGTTGAAGGAGATGAACATGCTCGACAGGTATCTGGAGATACAGCCGCTTAAAGACTGGTCGACGAGCCGCGATGGGGGCCCGAGAAAACGGGTAAGGGAGGATCTGAAGATATGA